GCATTTCCATGATGCTGCCGGACGCGACGCCGGAGCCGCCCACCGACGCGGAGCAACGGCGGCTGCTACGCCGTGAGCCGTTGTTCTGGGTGGCCCATTCCTCCCTGGAATTGACGCCTTCCGAGCCGGTGCCGATAGTGGCGCTGCCGGCCAGTTGCGCCTTGCACCGTTATACCATGAGCATGCTGGAATCCCACCGGCGACCCTATTACATCGCCCATTCGGCGTCCGGGGTGGCGGGTATGCATCTGGCGTTGTCGGCGGGGCTTGGCGTCGCTTGCCTGAACGCCTCGGCGGTACCCGAAGGGCTGACACGGATCGGTGGGGCACTCAATCTGCCCCGGTTGCCGCCGGTCCGTTTTCACATGTCCTCCGCCACGCCGGCGGTGTCGGCGCTGGTGGCGGAGGTGCGAGGCATGTTGGCGCAGTCCGCATGTTGAGGGCCGCCATGGCGGCAATGAGGTCGCACCGACACCGTTAACCCGCCATTAATTCCCCAGTCCGTCCAGGAACGTCTTGAGGTGCTGATTGACCTGATCCGGCGCTTC
This sequence is a window from Alloalcanivorax dieselolei B5. Protein-coding genes within it:
- a CDS encoding LysR family transcriptional regulator, with the translated sequence MKRFDLELLNTLVTAVEQGSLSAAVPILCRSQSTLSEQVRKLEEQCGVPLLVRGKQGVVPTPAGQRLVDHARKLLALNDVAYQDMQGLLLAGDVRLAITDYFRPDWVPTLLRRIRGRYPRLRLHVAILKSAFVEEEVTAREYDLGISMMLPDATPEPPTDAEQRRLLRREPLFWVAHSSLELTPSEPVPIVALPASCALHRYTMSMLESHRRPYYIAHSASGVAGMHLALSAGLGVACLNASAVPEGLTRIGGALNLPRLPPVRFHMSSATPAVSALVAEVRGMLAQSAC